Proteins from one Aythya fuligula isolate bAytFul2 chromosome 23, bAytFul2.pri, whole genome shotgun sequence genomic window:
- the CITED4 gene encoding cbp/p300-interacting transactivator 4, protein MAEHMMMSVSHGGAGLQSYRMGVSGLQGPPQHGQHVLRTLPAAGQMMPYGGAGMDGVMRPRPNLSGQMNHHQMQNAMMFNGPSQQQQYMGPVGTQQLMASMHLQKLNTQYQGHPLGMSNGPMAAGAQQYRVGPSQHPGMQHMPSPALTLNVMDTDLIDEEVLTSLVLELGLDRIQELPELFLGQNEFDFISDFVSKQQPSAISC, encoded by the coding sequence ATGGCTGAGCACATGATGATGTCCGTGAGCCACGGCGGCGCCGGGCTGCAGAGCTACCGGATGGGTGTGAGTGGGCTGCAGGGACCACCGCAGCACGGGCAGCACGTGCTGAGGACGCTACCCGCAGCTGGTCAGATGATGCCGTACGGAGGGGCTGGAATGGATGGTGTGATGAGGCCGAGACCCAACCTCAGCGGACAGATGAACCACCACCAGATGCAGAATGCGATGATGTTCAACGGCccgagccagcagcagcaatacATGGGGCCAGTGGGCACCCAGCAGCTCATGGCTAGCATGCACCTACAAAAACTCAACACCCAGTACCAGGGTCACCCTCTGGGTATGAGCAACGGGCCCATGGCAGCTGGTGCTCAGCAGTACAGAGTGGGGCCAAGCCAGCACCCAGGCATGCAGCACATGCCCTCACCAGCGCTGACCTTGAATGTTATGGACACTGATCTCATAGATGAGGAGGTTTTGACGTCCCTTGTCCTGGAACTGGGGTTGGACCGGATTCAGGAGCTGCCAGAGCTGTTCTTGGGACAAAACGAGTTCGACTTCATTTCAGACTTTGTTAGCAAACAGCAACCTAGTGCCATCAGCTGTTGA